TGCTGTTCAATACTGCGTTTATCGCCTTCCGAATACTTATAGCCCGAATCAAAATGAGTAAAAATATTATTAAAACGAGATTGCGGCGAGGCTTTAAATGACGCATATTCTAATCGAGTTTGACTGCTTAAATGATCATTAAGCGTTTTATTATAATTTAAATAGACCGATTTTAAATCAGTATTCCATTGCGCATCATGAGAAAATAAAGTCGTCTCTGGCCGCACGCCAACACTGGTTAAACTACGAAAAAATGAACCCTGATAACCTAATGTTAAAGATTTCGCCAAGACTAATTTGGCAAATAAACTTTGACTGTCAATATCGGCTAAAAAAGGCTCTCGCTGCGTTGCTGGCGTAATGATTTCACCATCAAATGTTTTGACATCTTTTGCTGCATAATCTTCTGGATAATAACGCGGTAAATCAGCGGTGTCACTGTGGTGCTTATGTGCGCCGACCACCAATTCCACATTTTCGTGTAATTTCTTTCCCGCGTGAACCGTTAAATGGCGATAATTGTCTGCGCCAAATGTGCTAATTAAACTGACTCCATCTTTTTGATTAGCTGTTTGAGTAATAATATTAATAACACCACCAAATGCGTCCGCCCCATAAACCGCTGCCGCAGGGCCATATAAAATCTCAACTTGTTGCGCATGGTATAAAGGAAAATTTTCCGCCACCGCAATCAATTCTCCCGTTGGAGAATCAATACGCACGCCATCTTGCAAAATTAAAAAACGATTATTTCCCTGATGTCCCCGAATTGAAATATTATGATAACGTACATCCTCTACCCCGCGCTGCACATCAACGCTCGGTAAATCTTGTAATAAATCAATTAAATTCACATAACGTCGATTTAAAATTTGCTGACGAGTAACCACAATCACTGTGGTGGGTGTATCAGTAATTTTTTCCCCAATACGCGACGCAGTGACAATAGGAACATTCAATAATTCATCCAATGATAATCCCAATAAATGACCAATTTGTTGTTCCGATTGCGCCAACGCGAGCAAAGGATAAAAATAAAGCCACTGACTAAAGAAAAAAATAACCGTAAAATAACGAAAGTGAATTGTTCCGTTCATGTTATTTTGTAACCTCTATTATTTAAATTTTTACGATAAAACCAGTATAGACAATTTTTAATTCATTTAAAACTGAAAACGCGCTTATTCTATCGCTAGAATATGTCGATTTAAAGTAAACTTATTGAGTAATACTTTATTAAAGGGCGACCATCTAAAATCTTTCAATAATATTTTTGTAAAACAAAACCACAAAACAACCTGAATTTGGTAAAATAACGTAATATTAAAATAAACCCGTGATAGATGTTAATTTTGTAACGCAATAAGCGATGACCTCGTTTTCATGACCCGCATTAAGCAATGAGCGCAAACACTCCTAAACAACAGCCCAACTTACGTACTAGAATGACCTATATACCGTTAAAATATACGCTAATGGGATCATTCTTGCTGCTCATTATTCCCATTTTAATTGCTATGTCCGTTTCGGATTATTTAAATGCTAAAAATGACTTAAAAAATGCTTATCATATTCTACAAAAACAAACTGAAAATAATATTATTAATGCGATTAAATTAGTCGATGCGGGAACAAAGGTATTAATTCGCTTTTTAGATAAAGAAATGGAAGAGGCATTTAAACCTTTTCGAGCGGCCTATATGGCGGCGGGTAATGATCCCGAAAAAGTTGATTTAGAAGCCTTGAGAGAAAACATGGCCAAACAAATGCGTTTTGATTTGGGCGATGGAATGGATTTATATATTATAGACCCTCAAGGTATCGTACGTTACACCACGTATAAAAAAGATTTAGGCTTAGATTTTAGACAATGGCCAGAGTTATATGAAGGGTTGCAAAGAGCGTTAATGGGCGGGGGAGAAACTTTTGTCAGTGGTGGTCTTTCTACCGAAGCCAATACAGGTATTTTGCGCACTTACGCTTATATGGCCAGTCCTGATAGTCGTTATGTTTTAGAATTGGGCTTAAAATCTAGTGATTTTGCCAATCTGATTGGAGAATTAGATTTAATTAAAATTTCAGACCGTTTAAAAACCTTAGACCCTTCATTAAATCAAGTGCGTATTTTTAGCCGTCATGGTCACGTATTGGGCGACACTACCGCAGAAATTGATGATCACACGAAGGGAATTATTCATCAGGTTTATGAAACCCGAATGCCAGTAGAAATAATCAGTGAGGAACGGCGACGCATTACTAATTATATTTTTGTTAATTTACGCGATGAAAATTTAGATTTAGCCTCCGATCCTAGCAAGGTGATTGAACTCACTTATAACACCAAATTAATTGATGAAAGTTTGCAGCGTGTGGCTAGTTTTCATTTTGTGTTAAGTGTAATTGCAATGGCATTAAGCATTATTTTTACTTTTTTCATTTCAGCGTGGATTACTCACCCGATTCAAAAATTAGTGGATGGGGTTAATATTATTGCTAATGGTAATTTAGAGCATCCTATCGAAGTAAAGACTAATAACGAACTAAAGTTATTAAAGCACAGTATTGCGATTATGGTCGATAATATGTCGGCTTATATTCATCAAATTCGTCAACAAAACTTAGATTTAAAAGAACTAGATAAATTAAAAGATGATTTTTTATCCAATACTTCTCATGAATTGCGCACGCCAATTAATGGGATTATTGGCATTGCGGATTCTATGATTGACGGTGCTGCGGGCAAATTACCATCTGCAGCGATTGAAAATTTATCGATGATTGTATTAAGTGGTCGGCGTTTATCCAATTTAGTGAATGATATTTTAGACTTTTCTAAATTAAAACACAAAAATATAGAATTGCAAATTAAACCCATTGACATCAAAATTGTTATTGACGTGGTGGTGACTTTATCGCAACCTTTAATTGGTCATAAAGAATTGAAATTAATCAATCATATTAAAGATGTACCGCCTGTTAAAGCCGATGAAAATCGTTTGCAGCAAATTTTGCATAATTTAATTGGTAATGCTATTAAATTTACTGAAATTGGTACGGTTGAAATTGATGCAAAAATTCAAGGGGATTTTTTGCTCATTACCATTAGAGATACGGGCGTGGGCATTCCCAGTGAACGTTTGGATCGGGTTTTTACGCCTTTTGAACAAGCGGATGGCTCTATTTCACGGCAATTTAGCGGCACGGGCTTGGGTTTATCCATTACGAAACAATTGGTGGAATTGCATGGCGGAGAAATTCAAATTCAATCCACTTTAGGGATTGGTACGCGGGTTAATTTTACGTTGCCTTTATCTAAAGGCGTATTGGTGGATCGCTCTTCAATGACGCTATTGCAGCGTATAAAAGACACTGAAACTCAAATGCAAGCCCCATTGGTAGAAACCACAGAAAATCATAAAGAATTTTCTAAAGAAACATCAGGAATTCATTCAACGATTGAATCTGCTTTTACTCATGAACAAGATGTGTTATTGGTGGATGAAACAGAAGATATGGCTTTATTATCTCGTCAATCCCAACGAGAAACTTTTAATGTCTTAATTGTCGATGATGATCCCATCAATTTACAAGTCTTAGAAAATCAATTAAAACTGGAAAATTATGCCGTCACTCGTGCTTCTGATGGAGCGAGTGCTTTGGAAGAGGTTAGATCAGGTAAATCATTTGCGATTATTTTACTTGATATTATGATGCCTAAAATGTCTGGGTTTGAAGTGTGTAAAATTATTCGAGAAACACATCCTGCCACGCAATTACCAATTATTATGCTCACGGCTAAAAATCAAGTTTCTGATTTGGTAGAAGGCTTGCAATCAGGCGCGAATGATTATTTAACGAAACCTTTTTCTAAAGGTGAATTAATTACCCGAATTAAAACCCATGTCCATTTATCACGAGTTAATATTGCTTACAGTAATTTTGTGCCTTTAGAATTTTTAAAGTTATTAGAAAAAGAAAGCATTATTGATGTGCGTTTGGGCGATCATGTGCAGAAACACATGGCGATTTTATTTGCAGATATTCGCTCTTTCACTACCTTATCTGAAAGCATGACTCCTAAAGAAAATTTTGATTTTATTAATGCTTATTTAGGGCGAGTTAGTCCCGTGATTCGGGATCATCATGGCTTTATTGATAAATATATTGGTGATGCGGTGATGGCTTTATTTCCAGAAAAAGCCGATGATGCGGTGCAAGCGGCTATTGAAATTCATAGGCAATTAGATCGCTTTAATACTTATCGTATTGAACGCGGTTTGCCTTTGGTTAAAGTGGGTATTGGCGTGCATATTGGTACGTTAATGTTGGGGACAATTGGCGAAGAGAAACGCATGGAAGGTACGGTGATTTCTGACGCGGTTAATTTAGCGTCTCGTTTGGAAGGATTAACTAAACTATATGGAGCAGCTATTATTATTAGCGGCGATATTATTGCAGAGTTAGAAGACCCCTCTTTGCATTATTATCGTTTCTTAGGCAAAGTATTGGTGAAAGGCAAGCAAGAACCCGTGCATATTTTTGAAATTGTCAATGCTGATCCCGAAGAAGTCATCGCGAAAAAAATGGAATTAGAGCAAGAATTTGGTCATGCCATTGAACTTTATTATGAACAACGTTTTCGTGCCGCAGCGCGTCAATTTCAACAGATTGTGGCGCAATCACCGCAAGATCGAGCAGCGGTGTTTTATTTAGAACGTTGTCAATATTATTTAGAACACGGCACCCCCAGCAATTGGGCGGGGGTGGAAATTTTATTGGAAAAATAAACCAATCACGGTTAATGAGGTCATTTGTGAAACGCCACTTTTATTTTATTTTGTTTTTTTTAAACTGGATATTTATAAATCATAGTTTTGCGGATAATTCTAATGTATCTTCAGAAGAATTATTACCTGTTTTACCTGAATTAAAAACAGATAAAACGCGCTTATCTGCTTTAGCAACTGTTTATGTCAATCGCTTTATTATTGAAGGCAATCAAGTTTTTACTGAAGAAGAATTGCAAACTTTATTGCAACCTTATCAAGGTCGCTCTATCAGTGCTGAACAGTTACAAGAAGCCAGAACGTTATTAACGCATCATTATATTAATGCAGGTTATATTAATTCAGGCGCAATTATTCCCGATCAAAAAGTGGAAAATAGCGACGTGGTATTAAAAATCATAGAAGGGCGTTTATCCGAATTAACGATTTCAGGTCATGAGCGTTTAAATTCTGCTTATATTCACAGCCGTTTAGCTTTGGCTGAAAATGAAGTGCTAAACATTAATAAATTACAGGAAAAACTACAGTTATTACAACAAAATCCTTTATTACAACGGATTAATGCGGAGTTAGGACCTGGGGTCTCTTTAGGTGAAGGGGTTTTAAATGTAAATGTGAAAGAAAATCTCCCTTATCAATTCACCATGAGATTTAATAATCATCGCTCGCCAAATATTGGTTCTTATCGGGGTGAATTAGAAGGCATTCATCGCAATGTAACTGGCTGGGGAGATCGTTTATATGCCCGCTATGGTTTAACTCAAGGCTTAAATGATTATGCCATAGAATATGCGATTCCCCTCAATGCACATGAAACCACATTAGGCTTTTATTTAGAACGCAGCGATTCGCGTGTTATTGATGAACCTTTTAGCCAATTAAAAGTAGAAAGTCGTGCTGATACTTACGCCCTTAATTTACAGCATCCTTTTTACCGCACGCCTAATCGTACTTTAAACTTGGGATTAAAATTAGAACGTCGAGAAAGTCAAACCTTTTTATTAGACCGTCCTTATCCTTTTTCTCCGGGAGTGGGTTATGATGGTAAAAGTGAAATTGCGGTGGTGCGATTTTGGCAGGATTGGTTAGATCGCAGCCGCACTCAAGTGATTGCAGCGCGCTCTAGCTTTAATTTTGGCGTGGACGCATTTGGCGCAACCATTAATCACGATAACAGCCCAGACAGCCGATTTTTTACGTGGTTAGGGCAGTTTCAATGGGTGCGCCGTTTGGATTTATTAGAAAGCCAGATTTTATTTCGCACCGATTTACAATGTGCGAATGAAGATTTATTGCCATTAGAGAAATTCTCTGTCGGTGGTGCATCCAGTGTGCGTGGTTATCGAGAAAATGAATTAACCCGCGATAATGGTTTAATTATGTCATTAGAATGGCGTGTGCCTTTAACGCGCTGGCGTGTGCCTTATTTAAGCCAAGAAAGCGATGATGGTTTATTGCAATTGGCTCCTTTTTTCGATTATGGTCGCGCTTGGAATTCTGACAACGATACGCCTTTTCCTAAAGATATTAGCAGTGTGGGTTTAGGTTTGCGTTGGAGTCCCAGTCAAAAAGTGTGGGGCGAAGTGTATTGGGGGAAACCTTTACGCCATTTACCGGGTTCAGGAGATTGGCAAGATAAGGGTTGGCATTTTGAACTTAATTTTCAACTTTAATCACCGAGGATTTATGAGTAATCAACATTTATTGCAAATTGACGAATTATCGGAAAAATCAGTGGTGGATTATTTGCGGGTTCATCCTGAATTTTTTATGAATCACAGCGAATTATTAACCAAAATGGTGATTCCACATCAACGTGGCTCTGCCGTTTCTTTAGTAGAAAAGCAATTGATGGTGTTGCGGGAAGAGAATCAACAATTACAACGCCGCTTAGAAAATCTCATCGTGGTTGCTAAACAAAATGAGCAATTGAATAAGCGAATTCAACGCTTATTGGTCTTTTTAACGGGCGTAAATAGTATTGATGAATTTTTTGATACTTTATATGATTCGTTGCGTAATGAATTCAATACGGATGCGGTAGTGGTGAGAATGTTTGAAATGGCGAATCCCATTCTTGCAGGACGTGCAGAATATGTGGAATATGATGCGCAAGTTTTTACTTTATTTGAAAATTTACTGAGTACGAATCGCCCCGAATGTGGTCGTTTATCCGCTGGGCAAATGGAATATTTATTTCCCAATCAAGGCATTACTTCAGCCGTCATGATTCCCTTAGGTATTCCAAAACCGCAAGGTGTGCTGGCAATGGGCAGCCGCGAGGTGTCGAGATTCCACGCAGGAATGGCGACGGATTTATTAAAATATATGGGAGAATTAGTCAGTCAATTACTGCGTTCATGGTCAAAATAAAATGATCTTAATGCGTCCTTTTTCTCAAGTGACAATACGGATGATATTATCATGTTGACAATAGCGGTTATTAATCAAAAAGGAGGCGTAGGAAAAACCACCACTGCGCTGAATTTAGCCCATGCTTTAGCCCTAATGGGGCATTCTATTGCGGCGATTGATTTAGACCCGCAAGGGCATTTGTCGGCGGCTTTGGGCGTGCATGATACGACGTTGGCGGGCATTGACGTGGCGTTGTTGGAGGAAACGCCTTTGGTGGTGCAGCCTGCGCGCCCTCACCTGCAATTGGCGGTGGCAGGCGCACGCTTGGCTGAAGTTGAGCAGCGGGCTTTGCCACGAGATCGCTTGCAAAAAGTCATTCATCATGCTTTTTCAGGCGATGCAGAGCCGACAGCGGTATTTATCGATTCGCCGCCTTCTTCTGGTTTTTTAGTGGTGAGTGCATTAGCGGCAGCGGATACTATTTTAATTCCTGTTTCGGGCGATTATTTAGCCTTGCATGGGCTGTCTTCATTAATGGCGACATTGCAGAATTTTGAAGTGACATTAAATAAAAAGATTCCTTTTTGGATTGTGCTTACTCGTTATCAACAACGACGGCGTTTAGCCCGCGAAGTGCAAGCGCAATTAGCGGCTTATTTCCCCGGCCGAGTATTGGCTACACCGATTCGAGAAAGTGTTGCATTAGCAGAATCTCCCAGTTTTGGAAAAACTATTTTTGAATATCGCAAACAAAGTTTAGGCGCAAAAGATTATCGTCGTTTGGCTGAAGATTTATTACAACGGAGAACATGTTAAATGGCTAGAAAAAAACAATCCCCCCCAATGGGACATAATCCACTGGCTTGGTTGGCTGAAAATGAAACTCATGCAACAACCGCTAATCATCAAGAAATAACAACAGAGAATAGTCCGTTAGAAAATATGCTAGAATCTCCTGTAGAATCTGCGATTGATGCTGCTAATGCAACGGAAAATCAGCCCACAACGCCTTCTCCCATTTCCATAGAAACTGTGGAGAATAAAGGCTGGACAACCATTACATTACCTGCGGTATTAACTTTATCAGAATTAAGCGCATTTCACGCGCAATTAACCGCTTTAATTGGGCGACGCATTCGTTTATCAGGTAAAGAAGTGACGCGCATTGATACCGCCAGTTTACAAGTGTTATTAATTTTAATGCGAGATGCAGAAACAACGGTGGGTTGGTTAGATGCTTCGCCTTATTTATGTCAAGCGGCGCATATTTTGGGATTAACTCACGAATTAAATTTAAGCGAATTTAACAGCTAATTAGCCATTATGAAAACCATTAGAGAGCAAATTATTGAACGGGTCATGACGCAATTAGAAAGCATTCACGTAGACAACGGCTACCATAATATCATTGGCAGCGGTCGCGTGTTTCGTCATGAGCCGATGGTGGCGCGTTTTCAAGCTCCCTCTGCGGTCGTGTGGGAATTAGCCGAACAACGCCATCGTAATCGCTTTGGTGGTACAGTGCGCACGCTCACCATCAAAGTAGAAGCCATTGTAGAAGTGTTGGATCAAGAACATCCCGTTGCCGTAAGTAATATGTTACTAGGTGATTTAGAGCGGGTGTTAATCATTGCCGACACATCGCTAGATGAATTAATTGATGATATTCAAGATGTTGCTGCTTATATCGATCAAACCCCTTTGCAACGCCACCTCTCCCTTCTTAATACAGATGCTTCACATAATGCGCCTTCGGATGTGATTCAATTTCCTCAACAACGCGCTTTTGCTATTGCTGCGATTGATTTTGAAATCACTTATACCACCGAATGGGGTAATCCGTATTTAAAATAAAACCGTCCAATCGTAAAAAATACCCGCTCATTTTTGCCGTCCTCGCCAAAGGTGTCAAAAAAACCATCAGACCGCTTTTGGGGTAAAATCCCACTATTTTACTATGGTTTAAAAAATCCAATTCTTAAAAAAACTTTTAAATTCAAAATATTAGAAGTAAAAATTTCAGGTCATAAGCGCACCGAATTTTGCGTATTTTCAGTCAATAGCCTGATGAAGATTCGACACCTCCCCCCCCCAAGAAGACGGTAGAACAATATCAGGGGGAATCGTTGCACAATGCGTTCACGTGATTTGTACACTCAAAACTTGATTTTTATTTATTTATGAGTTATTCCATTAATGGAAAAGTTAATCGGTAGGGGAAAAATGATGAAAAGTTTATTTATGTTGATTGCATATAGCTTATTGGGATGTAGTTTTTCCATTGCCCAACTGCCCATGACGGGACAAGAAAGTCAACCCGTGCAAGTGCTTGAAATGTTAAAGCAATTAGAATTATCCCAGTTGGTAGAAGTGAAAGTAAAAACCCAGCGTCACCCTTCAAACCTCGATGCCTGTCAACAGGAGGCAGGGGAGTCGCCGTCTACGGAGTCAGAAACAGTGACGTGTCAGCTTCCTATTGAATCGGCATTTAAGCACAGTTCTATGCGTTAAATCATGCTAATCATGAAAAATAATTAACACTGTGCTTATCTGTTTATTAAAGAAAAATAGAGCAAATAATGTCTGTCTACGGCAGGGATCATTATGGCTTTTTTTTCCTGCCGTATTAATGGGTTGTTTTATGAAAGTAAAGCGCGTGTTTTCTCTTGATTTGAACTGACCAATTGAGTCAATCGTTTTTCCTTATCAGGAGTGAGCAATTTTAATTCCAAAACCTTACCCAATCGCGCCATTAAAAATAAATATTCCGTCTGAGGAGCTAAAAAGCTCATCCATTTTTCCGCCTCTTCAGGATAAATGCGAATTCCATTGATCGCTAATAATTCGTCTCCCGCATTTAAGCCACTGTTCCACGCCCACGCATTGCGCTGCACCGTTTTAAGCATTAATCGCCCATTGACCGCTTCTATTTTACAGCCTAAATCCAGTTCTTTGGCTTCTTCCCATTGTGCCGCAATAGCCATGATTTGGTAAAAGCTGAGAAAATCAATATCGTCTGTACCATAAATCCAATTCGTGATTTTTTGACGCATATTCGCATCGGTTAAATCTTCAATAATGGCTAATACTTCCTCACTGTCCATTCCCTGTTCAGGATTATCACAATAACGTTGCCATAAACGCAAAATAAAATCATCAATACGATGCCCATAAGTCAATAAAACACAATGCAATGCACTAAACAATAAGCCCCCTTTTAAATAATAACTTACCGTAATATTTGCAGTATTTTCCTCAGGGCGATAAAATTTAATCCACGCATCATAAGAACTTTCTGCTAATGACTGCACATTGCGCCCATAAGTCGCATAATAACGCTGTAAATTGTCTTTTTGTATCTCCAAATATTCCTCTATACTACACAACCCCGAACGCAGCACAAATAAATCATCCATAAAGCTGGTTAAACCTTCGGCTAACCATAACATATCGGTATAATTTTCTTGTTGATAATCAAAAGGGCCTAATGCGCGAGGACGAATTCTTTTCACATTCCACGTATGAAAATATTCATGTGCCACTAAACCTAACCAACGCACATATTCTTTTCTGTTTAATAAAGTGCGACCATCAAATTGCAACACTGTAGATTGCGCATGTTCTAAACCACCAAATAAAGCAGGTACAAAATGCACAATAAAAACATAGTGAGAATAAGGCGGATCAGACATTAACGCCAATTCCGTTTTCACTAAGGTTTCTATATCTGCAATTAAGGTGTTAATGGGTAAAAAAGATTTACCATAAATAGCCACTTCATGGGTTTTATCTTTTACCTTAAACGTTTCACAAAAATGATTGCCTAATTCTAAGGGAGAATCAAGCAATTCATCATAATCTTTTGCGCTAAAACACCATTGATTATTTTCTTTATATTTCAGCGTTAAAGCAGTAGATATTGTTTTCCAATGTTCGGGACAATCAAGGTGTAAATGAATAGAGCTAACCGATTGATTTAACACACCAATCCATAATGTTGGCCCATGTAAAAACGCATGTTCGCTGTCCACATGAGAAGTTCTCACGGTTAATTCATGACAATACACTTCATAAGATAACTGAATCGATTGAACATTTCCCCACTCCCAATGCACGCGCCATTGGGATTTATTGGTTTTCTCTACCATTAAAGCATTACGATCTTGATCATAGCCTTTCATCACCGCAATATGCCGACTATATTCCCGCACTAAATAAGACCCCGGTGACCAGACAGGCAAAAAAATATCAAGATAATTCTGTTTCTCCTCAAAATCGGAAAGAAAAACATCAACAGTGACTAAATGCGTGTGCGGTTGTTTTAACTGCGCGAAATAATTTATTTGCATGAGATAATAAGCCACTCAATAGAAGATAAATCAAGAAAAAAGAAATCTTTTTAAGCCTGTTCATTAAACATGACTTTAACACGACAATTTTCACACATTTGCAATTTTCTAATCCCATCGCCTTGAAACATCCAATGATCTTTCAATTTACTCTGCATTCGATTGATCATTAATTGGGTGGCGAACGGTTTACCGCAGTCAATGCAGTGAAACGGTTGAGTTTCATTTATGATACGTGGAGTCATACGCAATTCGGAGGAAAACAGGTAACGCGCCGATAGCGTAATCGCTTCTTCGGGACAACTGGCTTGACACAATCCACACTGCACACAAGCCGATTCGTTAAACTTTAACAGCGGCACTTCCCCCCCGTCTGACAACGCCGCACAAGGACACTGTGACACGCAAGCCATGCACAAAGTACAACGCAGCACATCCACTTGAATTTCACCAAAAGGCGCGCCCTGCGGTAATGCCACTTCAGACGGATGCTGTTTTGCCTGTTGATATAAATGGGTAATGGCGAGACGTAATAAAGTACGTTTTTCATTTAAACCCGCATAGGTCACTCGCTTAATGTTAGGCAAAATAACAGGCTCTTGTAAATGGGTAGATAATTGCATTAAATCATTTTGCCATAGTTGTAATTTTACCATGGCGACAGGATAACCCATTGCTGTTAATAAAGGTTGAATATAACTGCATTGTTTATTTAAAACATCAATAACCATCGGTGTGGTTTGATCATCACTCAGTAAAATAATTTGCTGCGCCCCATAAGCTAAAGTAGACAGCATTAAATCAATGCCCACCGAGCCAATTTCAGCCACCGCAAAAGGTAAAAAATAAGGCGGTAATAAATTAGTTAATTCTGCCATTGATTCGGCTTTATCTCGGCTGTAAAAAATAACACGGGCTTGTTCTCCACCGTGTTCAAAAAAAGTGCTTAATAATTGACGTAACTGATTTAATGTATCGGCTAAAGAAGGGTAATTATAAGTTAATGCGCCTGTGGGACATACGCTGGTACAACTGCCAGCACCTTGACATAAATGCGGATTCACCGCAATGTGTTCACCTTGCGATTGAATCGCCTCCGTTGGGCAAGCCGTTAAACACAAGGTACAGCCCACTTGACCGCTGCGGCCGTGGGCGCAAATATTGGGATCGTAATTGAAAAATTTG
The DNA window shown above is from Thioflexithrix psekupsensis and carries:
- a CDS encoding 4Fe-4S binding protein, which produces MTIDSSTLSQARTAALKASQAFIPTATSLVSYQSSGKLLIIGTVDQAIPLAKQLSLYLECAIILPEHSPNDYVQMSAIPMTRGKVQKISGYLGHYYVELMVNNQAYNPAILFNGHHEFIDLILDLTEPPHLKQEIFPVGYYAPNGNEAIVAALLQELPDMMGQFDKPKFFNYDPNICAHGRSGQVGCTLCLTACPTEAIQSQGEHIAVNPHLCQGAGSCTSVCPTGALTYNYPSLADTLNQLRQLLSTFFEHGGEQARVIFYSRDKAESMAELTNLLPPYFLPFAVAEIGSVGIDLMLSTLAYGAQQIILLSDDQTTPMVIDVLNKQCSYIQPLLTAMGYPVAMVKLQLWQNDLMQLSTHLQEPVILPNIKRVTYAGLNEKRTLLRLAITHLYQQAKQHPSEVALPQGAPFGEIQVDVLRCTLCMACVSQCPCAALSDGGEVPLLKFNESACVQCGLCQASCPEEAITLSARYLFSSELRMTPRIINETQPFHCIDCGKPFATQLMINRMQSKLKDHWMFQGDGIRKLQMCENCRVKVMFNEQA